The following are encoded together in the Scomber scombrus chromosome 7, fScoSco1.1, whole genome shotgun sequence genome:
- the cdca3 gene encoding cell division cycle-associated protein 3 isoform X1, with translation MGSSESKLAMCAPVKPEPAIKNTRVSHLIDPRSPSGDINRTPIQVGGPVSKVSAEMKGECPLAFNDPRSPSVGISRTPAREVMRATVGSFTQRLGMLFHNETEDKAPQKHLQDAVVEEEVHEDEELASTEPLLTPQSSCNFGSMAEHANLLATPVLPRVQNVGDTTPFVVLEEPKAEVEIETEADITLDEAEEATESPLNKRLSMSLITCHEGATSSQIFAEVHRDSTSSPVPCVDVEPLKDGVDHSYTLPYVTVEPESTVEPSLTTNPDDFPVPTSPAQLEEAEKVPSPAEQKGLVKESSLPPASAPSEPPAVPSPEQLQPCTTIRFPTFDSKSPSQVVFKPQWLGRGFGATGLRARGVQGRSGKGGSSPLAVRVAVKNVTNENKGLSGKLKQKGTEGRSPLQILKETNSPRDRPQMKEKVSTPDRQRLGHMDRRVLAVALDKENR, from the exons ATGGGATCCAGTGAGAGTAAGTTGGCCATGTGTGCCCCAGTAAAACCAGAACCGGCCATCAAGAACACTCGAGTCAGTCACCTGATAGATCCACGTTCCCCTTCAGGGGACATCAATCGCACACCTATTCAG gtTGGTGGGCCTGTGTCCAAAGTTTCTGCTGAGATGAAAGGTGAGTGTCCATTGGCATTCAATGATCCCCGCTCACCTTCTGTTGGCATTTCCCGCACCCCTGCCAGAGAAGTCATGAGAG CAACAGTTGGATCCTTTACGCAGCGGCTGGGGATGCTTTTCCACAATGAGACTGAGGACAAAGCCCCTCAGAAACACCTCCAAGATgctgtggtggaggaggaggtccATGAGGATGAAGAACTGGCTTCTACTGAGCCCCTTCTAACTCCTCAGTCGTCCTGCAACTTTGGCTCAATGGCTGAGCATGCCAACCTCCTGGCCACCCCTGTGCTGCCCCGTGTGCAGAATGTGGGTGACACAACACCCTTCGTGGTTCTTGAGGAGCCCAAGGCAGAGGTGGAAATAGAAACAGAGGCAGATATTACCCTGGATGAGGCAGAAGAAGCGACAGAATCTCCACTTAACAAGAGACTGAGCATGAGCCTGATAACTTGCCATGAGGGAGCAACGTCATCCCAGATCTTTGCTGAGGTGCACCGTGACAGCACTTCATCCCCAGTGCCTTGTGTGGATGTTGAGCCACTTAAGGATGGTGTGGATCATTCTTACACCCTTCCCTATGTGACTGTTGAACCAGAGTCCACAGTTGAGCCGTCCCTAACCACTAATCCAGATGATTTCCCAGTTCCAACATCTCCTGCACAGCTGGAGGAAGCAGAGAAAGTTCCATCTCCTGCAGAACAAAAAGGTCTTGTTAAAGAATCTTCTTTGCCTCCTGCATCCGCTCCATCAGAGCCACCAGCTGTGCCCAGTCCTGAGCAGTTACAGCCCTGCACTACTATCCGCTTCCCCACCTTTGACTCAAAGAGCCCAAGTCAGGTGGTGTTCAAGCCGCAGTGGTTGGGCAGAGGGTTTGGTGCCACGGGGCTGAGAGCCAGAGGAGTGCAAGGGCGCAGTGGAAAAGGAGGCTCCTCTCCTCTTGCTGTCCGCGTGGCCGTAAAGAATGTAACCAATGAGAACAAAGGACTGTCTGGAAAACTGAAGCAGAAAG gtACTGAAGGCCGCTCTCCACTGCAGATCCTCAAGGAGACCAACTCGCCCAGGGACCGTCCTCAG ATGAAGGAGAAGGTGTCCACTCCTGATAGGCAGAGGCTCGGGCACATGGACCGCAGAGTGCTGGCAGTGGCTCTGGATAAGGAGAACAGATAA
- the cdca3 gene encoding cell division cycle-associated protein 3 isoform X2, which translates to MGSSESKLAMCAPVKPEPAIKNTRVSHLIDPRSPSGDINRTPIQVGGPVSKVSAEMKATVGSFTQRLGMLFHNETEDKAPQKHLQDAVVEEEVHEDEELASTEPLLTPQSSCNFGSMAEHANLLATPVLPRVQNVGDTTPFVVLEEPKAEVEIETEADITLDEAEEATESPLNKRLSMSLITCHEGATSSQIFAEVHRDSTSSPVPCVDVEPLKDGVDHSYTLPYVTVEPESTVEPSLTTNPDDFPVPTSPAQLEEAEKVPSPAEQKGLVKESSLPPASAPSEPPAVPSPEQLQPCTTIRFPTFDSKSPSQVVFKPQWLGRGFGATGLRARGVQGRSGKGGSSPLAVRVAVKNVTNENKGLSGKLKQKGTEGRSPLQILKETNSPRDRPQMKEKVSTPDRQRLGHMDRRVLAVALDKENR; encoded by the exons ATGGGATCCAGTGAGAGTAAGTTGGCCATGTGTGCCCCAGTAAAACCAGAACCGGCCATCAAGAACACTCGAGTCAGTCACCTGATAGATCCACGTTCCCCTTCAGGGGACATCAATCGCACACCTATTCAG gtTGGTGGGCCTGTGTCCAAAGTTTCTGCTGAGATGAAAG CAACAGTTGGATCCTTTACGCAGCGGCTGGGGATGCTTTTCCACAATGAGACTGAGGACAAAGCCCCTCAGAAACACCTCCAAGATgctgtggtggaggaggaggtccATGAGGATGAAGAACTGGCTTCTACTGAGCCCCTTCTAACTCCTCAGTCGTCCTGCAACTTTGGCTCAATGGCTGAGCATGCCAACCTCCTGGCCACCCCTGTGCTGCCCCGTGTGCAGAATGTGGGTGACACAACACCCTTCGTGGTTCTTGAGGAGCCCAAGGCAGAGGTGGAAATAGAAACAGAGGCAGATATTACCCTGGATGAGGCAGAAGAAGCGACAGAATCTCCACTTAACAAGAGACTGAGCATGAGCCTGATAACTTGCCATGAGGGAGCAACGTCATCCCAGATCTTTGCTGAGGTGCACCGTGACAGCACTTCATCCCCAGTGCCTTGTGTGGATGTTGAGCCACTTAAGGATGGTGTGGATCATTCTTACACCCTTCCCTATGTGACTGTTGAACCAGAGTCCACAGTTGAGCCGTCCCTAACCACTAATCCAGATGATTTCCCAGTTCCAACATCTCCTGCACAGCTGGAGGAAGCAGAGAAAGTTCCATCTCCTGCAGAACAAAAAGGTCTTGTTAAAGAATCTTCTTTGCCTCCTGCATCCGCTCCATCAGAGCCACCAGCTGTGCCCAGTCCTGAGCAGTTACAGCCCTGCACTACTATCCGCTTCCCCACCTTTGACTCAAAGAGCCCAAGTCAGGTGGTGTTCAAGCCGCAGTGGTTGGGCAGAGGGTTTGGTGCCACGGGGCTGAGAGCCAGAGGAGTGCAAGGGCGCAGTGGAAAAGGAGGCTCCTCTCCTCTTGCTGTCCGCGTGGCCGTAAAGAATGTAACCAATGAGAACAAAGGACTGTCTGGAAAACTGAAGCAGAAAG gtACTGAAGGCCGCTCTCCACTGCAGATCCTCAAGGAGACCAACTCGCCCAGGGACCGTCCTCAG ATGAAGGAGAAGGTGTCCACTCCTGATAGGCAGAGGCTCGGGCACATGGACCGCAGAGTGCTGGCAGTGGCTCTGGATAAGGAGAACAGATAA